The Rosa chinensis cultivar Old Blush chromosome 7, RchiOBHm-V2, whole genome shotgun sequence DNA segment CGGAGCTCAAGGTGGACAAGGCTAAAAGCGGTGGTGACCAAGTGCGTATGTACTGCAACAGCTGCAGCACTTCGATTTTTGATTTTCATAGGACTTGTCCCGGGTGTGAGTATGATCTGTGCCTCGGCTGCTGCCGGGAGATTCGAGATGGCAAGTGGAACAAGAGAGCTCAAGCGTCCACATTTGAGTGGAAATGGAGAGCAAGTGAAGGCGGAAACATTTTCTGCCCACCAACACACATGAAAGGTTGTGGTAAGCATAATTTAGAATTGAGATGCATTTTTCCTCAGAATCATGTCATGGAGTTGGTAGAGAAAGCAGAAGAAATAGATGCAAGTTACAATTTTTTGCCTGATTATAGTGAAACATGTGCATATAAGTGTTCATGTGTTAAACCTGTGGATGATGCCGTTAGCTCAAGTAGCAGCAGTTGTAAGTTAAGGAAAGCAGCTTCTAGAGTTGCTTCTGATAGTGACTACTTGTTCTGTCCAAGGGTTGGACAAATTCAAGATAAGGATTTTGGGCATTTTCAGTGGCATTGGAAGAGGGGGGAGCCTGTGATCGTTAGCAATGCACTTGAAAATGGATCAGGTTTAAGCTGGGAACCATCTGTCATGTGGCGGGCATTTAGACAGATAGAGAAAGTCAAGAATGATAGTGAATTGACATTCCACGCCATTGATTGTTGGGATTGGTGTTCTATAGAAATCAACATCCTCCATTTCTTTAGTGGATATTCCAACGGACGGTCTCATAAGACAGGATGGCCTCAGAATCTCAAGCTCAATGACTTCCCATCATCTGCTGAATTTTACAAACGTCTTCCCCGGCATTGTAAGgaatttttatgttgtctgCCTCTCAAGGAGTATACTCACCCCAACAAGGGAACTTTGAACCTTGCTACCTACTTGCCACCTACCTCAGTAAAGCCGGACATGGGTCCAAAAACATATATTGCCTATGGTTTTGCACAGGAGCTTGGACAGGGAGATTCCGTAACCAAGCTTCACTGCAATATGTCTGATGCTGTTAATATTCTGACACATACAGCTGAAGTGGCCCTTACAACTGAACAACTTGCAACTATAGAGAAGTTGAAGAAAAAGCACAGGGCGGAAAACGGGGATTGTCACACAAGTGCGGGAAATGGAAGTGGGCCTCAGCAAGAGTCAGCTATAGAgaagttaaagagaaagtataGGGAGCAAAACGAAAGAGAGATATTTGGGAATTGTCACACAAGTGCTGGAAGTGGAGGTGGGCCTCAGGATGAGTCAGCTGAAGTATGTGAAGATGGAGGTGCCTTATGGGACATTTTCCGGATCCAGGATGTTCCGCAGCTGGAGAAATACATCCACAATCACGTCAATGAATTTATGCATGTACATGGTAATCCTTTGCAGCATGTTactcatgctatacatgatcaGACTGTCTATCTCACTGTGGAACACAAGAGGAAGCTCAAGGAGGAATTCGGTATCGAGCCGTGGACATTTGTCCAAAAACTTGGAGATGCTGTTTTCATTCCTGCAGGTTGTCCTCATCAGGTGAGGAACTTGAAGTCTTGTATCAAAGTTGCACTTGACTTTGTTTCCCCTGAGAATGTGGGTGAGTGCTTTCGTTTGACGGAAGAGTTTCGCACACTTCCGACAAACCACAGAGCCCATGAGGACAAGCTGGAGGTGAAGAAAATGATTGTGCATGCAGTTTGTGAAGCTATGAAGGAGATTTCTGGTGAGAATGTGACAAAGAGGGTAAGGGCTGTGAAGGCAAAGAGGGCAAGGGACGAGTCGATACACTGCCATCAGTGTCATAGATATGTTATGGGAAGAGTAGTGCAGTGCACAAGGTGTCTGGAAAGAGGTATGGGAATGAGGATGAGGTATTGTATCCCTTGTATACAGAGATGGTATCCCAACACATCAGAGGAAGCCATTGCTAAGGCTTGTCCTGTATGCCACGGCAACTGCAACTGCACAGCCTGCCTTCGTTTGGACGTGCCTGTCCGTTGTTTGCAGAATCTAGACCCCAAAATCGACAGGGGTACCAAGCTGGAGCACTGTAAGTATTTGGTTCATCAGCTGCTTCCCTATTTGAAGAGgattagggatgagcaggtgaGTGAGATGGTGGTCGAGGCTAAGAGGCGGGGATTACGTGATGTTTTGGAGCTCAAGGTGGAGAAGGCTAAGTGCGGTGAAGATGAGCGTATGTACTGCAACAACTGCAGCACTTCGATTTTTGATTTTCATAGGAGTTGTCCCAAGTGTGGGTATGATCTGTGCCTCAGTTGCTGCCGGGAGATTCGAGATGGCAagtggaagaagagagaggtgGAGGAGGAAGCTCAAGTGTCCACATTTGAGTGGAGATTTAGTGAAGATGGAAGCATTCTCTGCCCCCCAACACAAAAGAAATGTTTTGGTAAGCATAATTTAGAATTGAGATGCATTTTTTCTCAGAATCATGTCCTGGAATTGGTAGAGAAAGCAGGAAAAATAGATGCGAGTTACAATTTTTTGCCTGATAGTAGTGAAACATGTGCATACAAGTGTTCATGTGTTAAACCTGTGGATGATGCCGTTAGCTCAAGCAGCAGCAGCTGTAAGTTAAGGAAAGCAGCTTCTAGAGTATCTTCTGATAGTAACTACTTGTTCTGTCCAAGGGTTGGGCAAATCCAAGATAAGGATTTTGGGCATTTTCAGTGGCATTGGATGAGGGGCGAGCCTGTGGTCGTTAGCAATGCATTTGAAAATGGATCAGGTTTAAGCTGGGAACCATCCGTCATGTGGCGGGCACTTAGAAAGACAGTTAATAACTGCCATGCTAGTGAATTGACATTCCACGCCGTTGATTGCTGGGATTGGTGTTTTATAAGAATCAAAATCCGCCATTTCTTTAGTGGATATTCCAAGGGACGGTCTTATAAGACAGGATGGCCTCAGAATCTCAAGCTCAATGACTTCCCATTATCTACTGAGTTTCACAATCGTCTTCCCCGGCATGGTAGGgaatttttatgttgtctgCCTTTCAAGGAGTATAGTCACCCCAACAAGGGAACTCTGAACCTTGCTACCTACTTGCCACCTACCTCAGTAAAGCCGGACATGGGTCCAAAAACATATATTGCCTATGGTTTTGCACAGGAGCTTGGACTGGGAGATTCTGTAACCAAGCTTCACTGCAATATGTTTGATGCGGTTAatattctgacacatatagctGAAGTGGCCCTTACAACTGAACAACTTGCAACTATAGAGAAGTTGAAGAAAAAGCACAGGGAGCAAGACAAAAGAGAGAGATTTGGGAATTGTCACACAAGTGCTGGAAATGGAAGTGGGCCTCTGCAAGAATTAGCTGAAGTATGTGAGGATGGAGGTGCCTTATGGGACATTTTCCGGACTCAGGATGTTCCGCAGCTGGAGAAATACATCCACAAGCACGTCAATGAATTTATGCATGTGCTCTGTAATCCTTTGCAGCATGTTactcatgctatacatgatcaGACTGTTTATCTCACCGTGGAGCACAAGAGGAGGCTCAAGGAGGAATTCGGTATCGAGCCGTGGACATTTGTCCAAAAGCTTGGAGATGCTGTTTTCATTCCTGCAGGTTGTCCTCATCAGGTGAGGAACTTGAAGTCTTGTGTCAAAGTTGCACTGGACTTTGTTTCCCCTGAGAATGTGGGTGAGTGCTTTCGTTTGACGGAAGAGTTTCGCACACTTCTGACAAACCACAGAGCCCATGAGGACAAGCTGGAGGTGAAGAAAATGATTGTGCATGCTGTTTGTGAAGCTGTGAAGGAGATTTCTGGTGAGAATGTGATGACTGAGGATGCGAAGTCTAGGGGAGGTGCAAGGAAATTAAGGCAAGGTGTAAGGCGCATGTCTTACAAAATGTAATGGTATGCAGCATGGGAATTATTAGGGATCTAATTGTAGAACATTAGGGATGTAATCTTAGAATTATTAGTGTTCTGTACTTCTGTGCCTTGGgaaatttgattttattttgtaacaTATTTTAGTTCTTAACTGATGGTTTTGTGCTGCATGTTCTCATATGGATTGGATTCGATAAAATGTTGGGTTTTGTTTGGTGATTAGAATAGATGAACAAGTTTATATCTTTATTGGAGAATTGGGAATAGATGAACAAGTTTTGTTTTGAGAATTGAGAATTGggttaaattttgttttgtggtGAGAATAGATGAACAAGTTTGTATCGAGAATTGGACTTTCTCTTGATCTTGATCTGGCTTTCTGATTGTGCTCTTAGAACTATTGAGTCTATGTTCGCTTCTCTGCTCTGTCTATTAAAACCTGTGGAAGGGTTTAACTTTGCTTCCAATTTCTGATCTTTTCTCGTGCAGCATGACATGCTATACAACATAATAGAATTTGGAATAGACTAACTTTACTGTTAAAAATATCAGCAATCAGAATCACAGAAAAAACTTACAGTGCATTTAAAATGGGTAGACATACATCTGTGGATAAAAAACCACACCAGAAGCAAACAAATCATATAAAAGTAGTTCTTTTTTGGCTTTAGTGTGAAAGTAGTACTGTAATGGGCTAATGACAGTCATGCAAGCATCAGTGTCACATGTTAGAAGCTTATTATGACAACGAAAGGATATACTAATTTGATCACATATAATCATTTGCATTAGATCTGAGTATAATTAAACAGTCTAATCCAGTCTTGTCAAAACTGATGTCTAAACCTCTACAACAGATCAAagactgaatttttttttattttttacaactTTCCTTTGGTTTTGAGGAAGATGGGAAAAACCCAGATGAGCATGATATCAGAAAACATTGAAGGTTAAAGTTATTTGCAGAGGCAAAATTAATaggaaaaaaattctaaaatgatGCAGGACAAGTCTGGTTATTCATAACATTAATTGAAGTTGAATGCTCTCGATTTGGGAATGCACAAATGATGCTCCTACTTTTCCAGGCATTGGAGTGAGCATAGTTTGATGCTTGGCTGCATCCTATGGACTTGGTGCCCGGACCAATGTATGTGGTAGAAATGGCTTTCTaaaaggttttggttttgtgtatgtgtggaGCATGTTAGGGGAGACATGTTTAAAAGAGTCCCACATGGAGATGCTATATTCATAAAGGTAGCCTTTGTAATTCTTATATATTCTGGCTGTGTATGAAACATCAAGTCTGGAAAGATTTGAACTTTACAAGTGATTTGTCGGCTTAAATGGGCCTGAGTTATCCCTGAAACTGTAATTTTACATGAACAAAGTTTGCTCAATAGACCAACTGTGGTCCTTTTCATTTTGCGGTTAATTTTGCCCTTTGTGGTTCACAAACTTCCTTGTGCGAAGTGAAGTGGCTTTTGGATTCCAGTGATTCAAGTTTTCGCCAGCTTCAGCCTTCTGTTGTTAATTGTGGTACATTACTATAGATTTTGATGTTCACTGTTTATTTATAATATCCTTCATAACTTGCCACCACTGAAGCAAATGCATGTTTTATGCAGATGTCTGTCAATTTCCTGAAATTTGAAAAGAGACATTGGTGACAGGTCTTGCTACATTTTGGCAGGTTGTTCACAGCTTTTGTCTTTGAAGTTGCTCTTGCAGTTTCTCATTTGGGAATGTTTCGTTGTTTTGTGCACTACTTGAAGTATATTTTGCTTGCAGTCTGGATTGAAGCTCCACGTGGCTTTGGTTTATTACTGAGCTTAGGCCCGGACTTGGGATTTTGAGGCTTGAGGCAAAAAATCAAAATAGGCCTACAttttttataaaaaagaaaaaaaatatttacaaataaaaaaatgaaaagaacaaTAAATACACAACTGAAAGGGGATTCGAACTTAGACGAGGGGTAACATAAGAGAAAGGAATGCAACTTGCCAACTAAactaatttattatttattaaaaaacacACATTTTATTtactaaataatttttttaaatatcccAAAAAAAATTAGGGACAAGACACTGGGCCTGAGATGGCCGACTCACGAGCCTCATGTCAGGTCCGGCTCGAGTGAGCTGTCACATATCACAGGCCTTTCAACTAAATTACATTTTTGTCAAGTAAGGAATCATTTTATACTCGAGAAGTATTTGATCATATCATTATGCTGGTGTATCTCTATATGTtctgaaaatcaattc contains these protein-coding regions:
- the LOC112175955 gene encoding uncharacterized protein LOC112175955 isoform X2; the protein is MRIQATPSRLWPRGSKRPNIWGIQNDDGTNGEEDGGGSSVEPLPKLVPWGRKRRRLGCEGFWANQNEGNARAVRVKKNKKKKKQQQQQQRRAPLEVQQQSRDKQEPLPSYLQRRAPLKVRTIKCHQCKQNDMGRAVRCTKCSRKRYCIPCIRTWYPNTSEEAIAEACPACRGNCNCNVCLCWGVPVRNLNPKIDKEAKLEHSKYLVHQLLPYLKMIRDEQVSEMVVEAKRQGLRDLSELKVDKAKSGGDQVRMYCNSCSTSIFDFHRTCPGCEYDLCLGCCREIRDGKWNKRAQASTFEWKWRASEGGNIFCPPTHMKGCGKHNLELRCIFPQNHVMELVEKAEEIDASYNFLPDYSETCAYKCSCVKPVDDAVSSSSSSCKLRKAASRVASDSDYLFCPRVGQIQDKDFGHFQWHWKRGEPVIVSNALENGSGLSWEPSVMWRAFRQIEKVKNDSELTFHAIDCWDWCSIEINILHFFSGYSNGRSHKTGWPQNLKLNDFPSSAEFYKRLPRHCKEFLCCLPLKEYTHPNKGTLNLATYLPPTSVKPDMGPKTYIAYGFAQELGQGDSVTKLHCNMSDAVNILTHTAEVALTTEQLATIEKLKKKHREQNEREIFGNCHTSAGSGGGPQDESAEVCEDGGALWDIFRIQDVPQLEKYIHNHVNEFMHVHGNPLQHVTHAIHDQTVYLTVEHKRKLKEEFGIEPWTFVQKLGDAVFIPAGCPHQVRNLKSCIKVALDFVSPENVGECFRLTEEFRTLPTNHRAHEDKLEVKKMIVHAVCEAMKEISGENVTKRVRAVKAKRARDESIHCHQCHRYVMGRVVQCTRCLERGMGMRMRYCIPCIQRWYPNTSEEAIAKACPVCHGNCNCTACLRLDVPVRCLQNLDPKIDRGTKLEHCKYLVHQLLPYLKRIRDEQVSEMVVEAKRRGLRDVLELKVEKAKCGEDERMYCNNCSTSIFDFHRSCPKCGYDLCLSCCREIRDGKWKKREVEEEAQVSTFEWRFSEDGSILCPPTQKKCFGKHNLELRCIFSQNHVLELVEKAGKIDASYNFLPDSSETCAYKCSCVKPVDDAVSSSSSSCKLRKAASRVSSDSNYLFCPRVGQIQDKDFGHFQWHWMRGEPVVVSNAFENGSGLSWEPSVMWRALRKTVNNCHASELTFHAVDCWDWCFIRIKIRHFFSGYSKGRSYKTGWPQNLKLNDFPLSTEFHNRLPRHGREFLCCLPFKEYSHPNKGTLNLATYLPPTSVKPDMGPKTYIAYGFAQELGLGDSVTKLHCNMFDAVNILTHIAEVALTTEQLATIEKLKKKHREQDKRERFGNCHTSAGNGSGPLQELAEVCEDGGALWDIFRTQDVPQLEKYIHKHVNEFMHVLCNPLQHVTHAIHDQTVYLTVEHKRRLKEEFGIEPWTFVQKLGDAVFIPAGCPHQVRNLKSCVKVALDFVSPENVGECFRLTEEFRTLLTNHRAHEDKLEVKKMIVHAVCEAVKEISGENVMTEDAKSRGGARKLRQGVRRMSYKM
- the LOC112175955 gene encoding uncharacterized protein LOC112175955 isoform X1; the protein is MRIQATPSRLWPRGSKRPNIWGIQNDDGTNGEEDGGGSSVEPLPKLVPWGRKRRRLGCEGFWANQNEGNARAVRVKKNKKKKKQQQQQQRRAPLEVQQQSRDKQEPLPSYLQRRAPLKVRTIKCHQCKQNDMGRAVRCTKCSRKRYCIPCIRTWYPNTSEEAIAEACPACRGNCNCNVCLCWGVPVRNLNPKIDKEAKLEHSKYLVHQLLPYLKMIRDEQVSEMVVEAKRQGLRDLSELKVDKAKSGGDQVRMYCNSCSTSIFDFHRTCPGCEYDLCLGCCREIRDGKWNKRAQASTFEWKWRASEGGNIFCPPTHMKGCGKHNLELRCIFPQNHVMELVEKAEEIDASYNFLPDYSETCAYKCSCVKPVDDAVSSSSSSCKLRKAASRVASDSDYLFCPRVGQIQDKDFGHFQWHWKRGEPVIVSNALENGSGLSWEPSVMWRAFRQIEKVKNDSELTFHAIDCWDWCSIEINILHFFSGYSNGRSHKTGWPQNLKLNDFPSSAEFYKRLPRHCKEFLCCLPLKEYTHPNKGTLNLATYLPPTSVKPDMGPKTYIAYGFAQELGQGDSVTKLHCNMSDAVNILTHTAEVALTTEQLATIEKLKKKHRAENGDCHTSAGNGSGPQQESAIEKLKRKYREQNEREIFGNCHTSAGSGGGPQDESAEVCEDGGALWDIFRIQDVPQLEKYIHNHVNEFMHVHGNPLQHVTHAIHDQTVYLTVEHKRKLKEEFGIEPWTFVQKLGDAVFIPAGCPHQVRNLKSCIKVALDFVSPENVGECFRLTEEFRTLPTNHRAHEDKLEVKKMIVHAVCEAMKEISGENVTKRVRAVKAKRARDESIHCHQCHRYVMGRVVQCTRCLERGMGMRMRYCIPCIQRWYPNTSEEAIAKACPVCHGNCNCTACLRLDVPVRCLQNLDPKIDRGTKLEHCKYLVHQLLPYLKRIRDEQVSEMVVEAKRRGLRDVLELKVEKAKCGEDERMYCNNCSTSIFDFHRSCPKCGYDLCLSCCREIRDGKWKKREVEEEAQVSTFEWRFSEDGSILCPPTQKKCFGKHNLELRCIFSQNHVLELVEKAGKIDASYNFLPDSSETCAYKCSCVKPVDDAVSSSSSSCKLRKAASRVSSDSNYLFCPRVGQIQDKDFGHFQWHWMRGEPVVVSNAFENGSGLSWEPSVMWRALRKTVNNCHASELTFHAVDCWDWCFIRIKIRHFFSGYSKGRSYKTGWPQNLKLNDFPLSTEFHNRLPRHGREFLCCLPFKEYSHPNKGTLNLATYLPPTSVKPDMGPKTYIAYGFAQELGLGDSVTKLHCNMFDAVNILTHIAEVALTTEQLATIEKLKKKHREQDKRERFGNCHTSAGNGSGPLQELAEVCEDGGALWDIFRTQDVPQLEKYIHKHVNEFMHVLCNPLQHVTHAIHDQTVYLTVEHKRRLKEEFGIEPWTFVQKLGDAVFIPAGCPHQVRNLKSCVKVALDFVSPENVGECFRLTEEFRTLLTNHRAHEDKLEVKKMIVHAVCEAVKEISGENVMTEDAKSRGGARKLRQGVRRMSYKM